A single region of the Salvia miltiorrhiza cultivar Shanhuang (shh) chromosome 8, IMPLAD_Smil_shh, whole genome shotgun sequence genome encodes:
- the LOC131000602 gene encoding exosome complex component RRP41-like, which yields MAGKPGAAAPTYSPSMTGQRKKRPSIQNDSEWVRPDGRGLHQCRPAFLKTGAVNSASGSAYAEFGNTKVIVSVFGPRESKKAMMYSNDGRLNCNVSYTTFASPVRGQTPETKDLSSMLHKALEGAIILKSFPKTTVDVFALVLESGGSDLPVITSCASLALADAGIMLYDMVASVSVSCIGKNLLIDPVSEEESHQDGGLMITCMPSRNEVTQMTVTGEWSTTKINEAMQLCLDACSKLGKIMRSCLKEAASAPQD from the exons ATGGCCGGAAAACCTGGTGCTGCGGCGCCCACATATTCGCCATCGATGACCGGTCAGCGGAAGAAGAGGCCCTCGATTCAAAACGACTCTGAATGGGTCCGACCCGACGGCCGCGGCCTCCACCAGTGCCGCCCTGCAT TTTTAAAGACCGGCGCAGTGAATTCTGCCTCGGGGTCTGCTTATGCAGAGTTCGGAAACACCAAGGTCATTGTATCTGT CTTTGGTCCCAGGGAAAGTAAGAAAGCTATGATGTATAGTAATGATGGGCGGTTGAATTGTAACGTCAGTTATACAACTTTTGCTTCTCCTGTTCGTGGTCAG ACTCCAGAAACTAAGGATCTTTCGTCAATGCTCCACAAAGCTCTGGAGGGTGCCATTATACTGAAATCTTTCCCTAAGACGACTGTTGATGTCTTTGCTTTGGTATTGGAATCTGGAGGAA GTGATCTTCCAGTAATCACATCGTGTGCCAGTCTTGCTCTTGCAGATGCAGGCATCATGTTGTATGACATGGTTGCCTCTGTTTCTGTG TCATGTATCGGGAAGAATCTTCTCATCGACCCTGTATCAGAAGAAGAAAGCCATCAAGATGGGGGTCTTATGATCACTTGCATGCCATCGCGTAATGAGGTCACGCAGATGACTGTCACCGGAGAGTGGTCAACAACGAAGATAAACGAG GCAATGCAGTTATGCCTTGATGCTTGTTCCAAGCTGGGGAAGATCATGAGATCATGTCTGAAAGAAGCTGCTTCTGCTCCACAGGATTAG
- the LOC131000543 gene encoding protein CNGC15b-like: protein MAYTNSRSVRFHDDVEFGNFNSDHLFKVHYKIDGTRVAESSSKKADKGGRSLKSKVLSRVFSEDYERVKKRILDPRGPAIRRWNKILLVACLVSLFVDPLFFYLPVVRQNLCIDIGFTLEVVLTIIRSIADAFYAIQIYIRFRTAYVAPSSRVFGRGELVIDSKKIASRYLRSYFWLDAICALPLPQMLIWGIIPSLRGSTMTNTKNVLRFIIIFQYIPRLFLMFPLSSQIVKATGVVTETAWAGAAYNLMLYMLASHVLGASWYLLSIERQEACWRHACDLESPSCVYKYFDCRRVMEMGRNAWFLSSNVTNQCNPDKGRYPFGIYGDAVTFDVTSASFFNKYFYCLWWGLKNLSSLGQNLATSTYVGEISFAIVMATLGLVLFALLIGNMQTYLQSTTVRLEEWRIRRTDTEQWMHHRQLPQELRQSVRKYDQYKWVATRGVDEELVLKGLPLDLRRDIKRHLCYDLVRRVPLFDQMDERMLDAICERLKPALCTQGTCLVREGDPVNEMLFIIRGNLDSYTTNGGRTGFFNSCRIGPGDFCGEELLTWALDPRPSVILPSSTRTVNAISEVEAFALRAEDLKFVAAQFRRLHSKQLRHKFRFYSHQWRAWAACFIQAAWRRYKKRRSAAELRALESLDEPSEQPAVEKEMHVYAARLAASRRTVKHLKHTDSGSSTAGSLQKPTEPDFSTVEDE, encoded by the exons ATGGCTTATACTAATTCAAGATCTGTGAG ATTTCATGATGATGTTGAATTTGGGAATTTCAATAGTGACCACTTGTTTAAGGTACACTACAAGATTGATGGAACGCGGGTGGCAGAGTCGAGCTCCAAGAAGGCTGATAAGGGTGGAAGATCACTGAAATCCAAGGTGCTATCGCGTGTCTTCTCAGAGGATTACGAGAGAGTTAAGAAGAGGATCTTGGATCCTCGAGGGCCTGCAATCCGTAGATGGAACAAGATTTTGCTAGTAGCTTGTTTGGTATCTTTGTTTGTCGACCCCCTATTCTTTTACCTACCCGTGGTGAGGCAGAATCTCTGCATCGACATAGGATTCACCCTTGAAGTTGTCTTAACAATCATAAGATCAATAGCAGATGCCTTTTATGCTATCCAGATTTACATCAGGTTCCGTACTGCATATGTGGCGCCTTCCTCTCGCGTATTTGGGAGAGGAGAGCTCGTGATAGACTCGAAGAAGATAGCTTCGAGGTACCTCAGGAGCTACTTCTGGCTTGACGCGATCTGCGCCCTTCCTCTCCCTCAG ATGCTGATTTGGGGGATTATTCCTAGCCTAAGAGGATCAACAATGACCAACACCAAGAATGTGCTTAGGTTCATTATCATATTCCAATACATTCCAAGACTTTTTCTTATGTTTCCTCTCTCCTCACAAATTGTCAAGGCTACTGGTGTTGTCACAGAAACAGCTTGGGCTGGAGCTGCTTACAATCTCATGCTATACATGCTTGCAAGCCAT GTTTTAGGTGCTTCTTGGTATCTTCTATCAATTGAGAGGCAAGAAGCTTGCTGGAGGCATGCCTGTGACCTCGAAAGCCCGTCGTGTGTGTACAAATACTTTGACTGTCGCAGGGTTATGGAGATGGGAAGAAACGCGTGGTTCTTGTCCAGCAATGTCACCAACCAGTGCAATCCGGATAAGGGCCGTTACCCTTTCGGAATCTATGGAGATGCTGTGACTTTCGATGTCACATCAGCGAGCTTCTTCAACAAGTACTTCTACTGCCTCTGGTGGGGCTTGAAGAACCTTAG TTCTCTGGGGCAGAATCTTGCTACGAGCACCTATGTTGGAGAGATCAGCTTCGCCATCGTCATGGCCACGCTTGGTCTGGTTCTGTTTGCTTTGCTCATCGGAAATATGCAA ACGTATCTTCAATCGACAACGGTTAGATTAGAGGAATGGCGAATACGAAGAACAGATACCGAGCAGTGGATGCATCACCGGCAGCTGCCTCAAGAGCTGAGGCAGTCGGTGCGCAAGTATGATCAGTACAAATGGGTGGCGACGAGAGGTGTGGACGAGGAGCTGGTGCTCAAGGGCCTCCCTCTGGACCTGCGGCGCGACATCAAGCGCCATCTCTGCTACGACCTCGTTCGACGGGTTCCCCTGTTCGACCAGATGGACGAGAGGATGCTGGACGCGATATGCGAGCGCCTCAAGCCGGCGCTCTGCACGCAGGGCACGTGCCTCGTGCGTGAGGGCGATCCCGTGAATGAGATGCTCTTCATCATACGGGGCAACCTCGACTCCTACACCACCAACGGCGGCCGCACGGGCTTCTTCAACTCCTGCCGCATTGGCCCGGGGGACTTCTGCGGTGAGGAGCTGCTCACTTGGGCCCTCGACCCGCGCCCCAGCGTCATCCTCCCCTCCTCCACCCGCACCGTCAATGCCATCTCCGAGGTCGAGGCCTTCGCCCTCCGAGCCGAGGATCTCAAGTTTGTCGCGGCCCAGTTTCGGAGGCTGCATAGCAAGCAGCTTCGGCATAAGTTTAGATTCTACTCGCACCAATGGAGGGCTTGGGCCGCCTGCTTTATTCAGGCCGCGTGGCGCCGCTACAAGAAGCGGAGGAGCGCGGCGGAGCTCCGGGCGTTGGAGAGTCTCGACGAGCCATCGGAGCAGCCGGCTGTGGAGAAAGAGATGCATGTTTATGCGGCCAGATTGGCGGCGAGTAGGAGAACTGTGAAGCATCTCAAGCATACTGATTCCGGTTCGAGCACGGCCGGTTCGTTGCAGAAGCCGACGGAACCGGACTTTTCGACCGTAGAGGATGAATAG
- the LOC131000528 gene encoding uncharacterized protein LOC131000528 → MGMSRNVRSGDYLEGMLSDYMGGKGAKLKVQKSSPSKLVTVLTCLQFAFAVYATFLLYFMSPSVDLRTKPDFSWATKIAHQWKQFMVVSHYQEPNALVRADQLVAPRTSPSEVCEHEQIDFVQKKSNDEVMIKFKRDLYRDVQNFQKQNMGTETLSELMGMKSKWDLHGPNIPKVTVILNHFKRKTLCAQLESLLHQTLPFHHVWVLSFGSPNEKSLKRIVESYNNSRISFISSSYDFKYYGRFQMALQTEADLVYILDDDMIPGKKMLQIMSHVAGTDKYKNSVLGSIGRILPFRQKDFTFPSYRKFRSKEAGLYLPDPAYDITIDKVVQVDFLSSSWFLSAELIKTLFIETPLTFMTGEDLHLSYQLQKYRNAGSFVVPVDPNDKDTWGDSEHRLAYVSETTVIFKDIVQVRDDQWWKALSNGYVTQWAAMYPQKIDALFYAHSIDEVKALAPLLDKFRSTVGKKAYIVVSGGNFCPCEEAAAALKWPKAVCKERRFKIFDLGIGAISSSFSNSEVPVLQGVYASMKGLIKIHNPSVVITVSDIDSNVKKALRMATESTNISTNGSISTLVLLPRASVPKVLWMADLRPTTLPNWNRMRLTISIITQNRPTSLARLLNSIKNAYFLGDEVAITFNMDSRVDEATLKLVNAFAWPHGPKVLRRRIIQGGLIRAVSESWYPSSDDEFGLLLEDDIEVSPYFYLWIKYALLAYHYDPQVSLPELSSISLYTPRIVEVVKERPKWNATDYFKRIHPNTPYLHQLPCSWGAVFLPKQWREFYVYMNMRFTEDAKANPVQIPKSRTNGWQASWKKFLIDMMYLRGYVSLYPNFPNQQSFSTNHMEPGAHISAKDNVVKHDKSDFEVPLMKKDFRTFLPNGKLPPASKLPSLNLFNQALSLKGLKAAGAKLGQDVLECTATEVVMVNHETGLPSHCARF, encoded by the exons ATGGGAATGTCGAGAAACGTGAGAAGCGGTGATTATTTGGAGGGAATGCTGAGTGATTACATGGGTGGGAAGGGGGCTAAGTTGAAGGTGCAGAAGAGCTCCCCATCTAAGCTTGTCACAGTGCTAACATGCTTGCAGTTCGCCTTCGCCGTCTACGCCACCTTCCTCCTCTACTTCATGAGCCCCTCCGTGGATCTCCGGACCAAGCCGGACTTCTCGTGGGCTACTAAAATCGCGCACCAATGGAAGCAGTTCATGGTGGTGAGCCATTACCAAGAGCCCAACGCCCTGGTGCGAGCTGATCAGCTCGTCGCCCCACGAACTAGCCCCTCCGAGGTGTGTGAGCACGAGCAGATTGACTTCGTGCAGAAGAAGTCCAACGACGAGGTGATGATCAAGTTCAAGAGGGATCTGTACCGCGATGTGCAGAACTTCCAAAAACAGAATATGGGGACTGAGACACTCTCGGAGCTGATGGGGATGAAATCCAAGTGGGATTTGCATGGCCCCAACATCCCCAAGGTGACTGTCATCTTGAACCACTTCAAGCGCAAGACGCTCTGCGCTCAGCTCGAATCGCTGCTGCATCAGACTCTCCCATTCCATCATGTTTGGGTGCTCTCCTTCGGGAGCCCTAATGAGAAATCACTCAAAAGAATTGTTGAGAGCTACAACAATTCAAGAATCAGCTTCATTAGCTCAAGCTATGATTTCAAATACTATGGCAGATTCCAGATGGCGTTGCAGACGGAAGCAGACCTTGTCTACATTCTCGATGATGACATGATCCCGGGGAAGAAGATGTTGCAGATCATGTCGCACGTTGCAGGAACAGATAAATACAAGAATTCTGTTCTAGGCAGTATTGGGAGGATCTTGCCTTTCAGACAGAAGGATTTCACCTTCCCTAGCTATAGAAAGTTCCGGTCCAAGGAGGCTGGCTTGTATCTACCCGATCCGGCCTATGATATCACTATTGACAAAGTTGTGCAGGTTGATTTCCTGTCTAGCTCGTGGTTTCTCTCAGCTGAGCTCATCAAAACTCTCTTCATCGAGACACCCTTAACTTTCATGACCGGTGAAGATCTCCACTTGAG CTATCAGCTTCAGAAGTATAGGAATGCGGGCTCGTTCGTGGTGCCCGTGGATCCGAATGATAAGGATACGTGGGGTGATAGTGAGCACAGGTTGGCCTATGTGTCTGAGACTACTGTGATCTTCAAAGACATTGTTCAAGTTCGAGATGATCAATGGTGGAAGGCGCTCTCTAATGGCTATGTAACGCAGTGGGCGGCTATGTACCCTCAGAAGATCGATGCCCTATTCTACGCCCACTCTATCGATGAGGTGAAGGCGCTCGCTCCTCTGCTTGACAAGTTTAGGTCAACCGTGGGAAAGAAGGCCTACATTGTTGTCTCCGGGGGCAATTTCTGCCCCTGTGAGGAGGCCGCTGCCGCCTTGAAATGGCCTAAGGCAGTTTGCAAGGAGAGGAGGTTCAAGATTTTTGATCTTGGCATTGGTGCCATCTCCAGCAGTTTCTCCAACTCGGAGGTTCCCGTGCTACAAGGCGTGTACGCTAGCATGAAAGGGCTGATTAAGATCCACAACCCTAGCGTCGTCATCACGGTCTCAGACATCGACTCAAACGTGAAGAAGGCGTTGAGGATGGCGACCGAATCCACTAATATAAGCACTAATGGTTCCATTTCTACATTGGTGCTTCTTCCAAGAGCCTCTGTGCCAAAGGTGCTCTGGATGGCCGATCTCCGCCCTACCACGCTGCCTA ATTGGAACAGGATGAGATTAACAATAAGCATCATCACACAAAATCGGCCTACATCTCTGGCGAGGCTACTAAACTCCATAAAAAACGCCTACTTCCTAGGCGATGAGGTGGCCATCACCTTCAACATGGATAGCAGAGTCGACGAGGCGACACTAAAACTAGTGAATGCGTTCGCATGGCCACACGGCCCGAAAGTCCTACGCAGGAGGATCATCCAGGGCGGGCTGATACGTGCCGTGAGCGAGAGTTGGTACCCCTCCTCAGACGATGAATTTGGGCTACTACTCGAGGATGATATAGAGGTCTCACCCTATTTCTACCTCTGGATCAAGTACGCCCTCCTCGCCTACCACTACGATCCCCAAGTCTCCCTCCCGGAGCTCTCCTCTATCTCGCTATACACGCCACGCATCGTGGAGGTGGTCAAGGAGAGGCCAAAATGGAATGCTACAGACTATTTCAAACGAATCCACCCCAATACGCCTTACCTCCACCAGCTACCATGCAGTTGGGGTGCAGTATTCCTACCAAAACAGTGGAGAGAATTCTACGTCTACATGAACATGAGGTTCACTGAGGATGCAAAGGCGAATCCggttcaaatccctaaatcaagAACCAATGGTTGGCAAGCCTCATGGAAGAAGTTCCTAATCGACATGATGTATTTGAGAGGGTATGTTAGCCTCTACCCCAACTTCCCCAACCAGCAGAGCTTCTCCACTAATCACATGGAACCTGGTGCTCATATCAGCGCTAAGGACAATGTTGTGAAGCATGATAAGTCGGATTTTGAGGTACCCTTGATGAAGAAGGATTTTAGGACATTCTTGCCAAATGGAAAATTGCCGCCTGCATCGAAGCTGCCTTCTTTAAACTTGTTCAACCAAGCGTTGTCTTTGAAGGGTTTGAAAGCTGCAGGGGCTAAGCTGGGGCAGGATGTGCTTGAATGCACTGCAACTGAAGTAGTTATGGTGAATCATGAAACTGGTTTGCCTTCACATTGTGCAAGATTCTGA
- the LOC131000574 gene encoding uncharacterized protein LOC131000574 isoform X1, translating into MFSDNAVGCICMCFRSCTCASHNKVYRLSICRGGIKICKSGICGLFLGSFSQDWIHPSVGFKSTSFSIIMGTSLRGGAFRKSNDVRLIVTTIMGMVFGYFIGVSFPSVSLSKIALPTSLVSSFDMAFNDDRRATRSFPENLGSGSTPVTPKIYVPTNPRGAEALPPGIVVSETDFYLRRLWGDPSEDLKKKPKYLVTFTVGLNQRNVINQAVKKFSDDFQILLFHYDGKTTEWDQFEWSQRAIHVSARKQTKWWYAKRFLHPDVIAAYDYIFIWDEDLGVEHFNAERYIALVKKHGLEISQPGLEPNNGLTWQMTKRLGDKEVHKDTQEKPGWCSDPHLPPCAAFVEIMAPVFSREAWRCVWHMIQNDLVHGWGLDFALRRCVDPAHEKIGVVDSQWIVHQVIPSLGSQGESDNGKAPWQGVRDRCKSEWALFQDRLANADKSYFSQTQRP; encoded by the exons ATGTTTTCTGATAATGCTGTTGGTTGCATCTGCATGTGCTTCAGGAGCTGTACTTGTGCCTCGCATAACAAAGTTTACA GGTTGTCAATTTGTCGAGGTGGAATTAAGATTTGTAAAAGTGGCATATGCGGTTTATTTCTCGGCAGTTTCTCACAAGATTGGATTCATCCTAGCGTGGGCTTTAAGTCGACCAGCTTTTCTATCATAATGGGAACCTCACTTCGCGGTGGGGCTTTTAGGAAGTCGAATGATGTGCGGCTTATTGTAACAACCATCATGGGGATGGTGTTCGGATATTTTATTGGTGTTTCATTCCCTTCTGTTTCTTTGAGTAAG ATTGCTCTACCTACAAGTCTAGTATCATCCTTTGATATGGCCTTTAATGACGATCGTCGTGCTACTCGTAGCTTTCCTGAAAATCTTGGCTCGGGTAGTACACCTGTAACACCCAAG ATATATGTTCCTACGAACCCTCGTGGTGCAGAGGCTTTACCACCAGGAATTGTTGTCTCAGAAACAGATTTTTATCTGAGAAGATTATGGGGTGACCCTAGTGAG GATCTGAAAAAGAAGCCTAAGTACCTGGTAACATTTACAGTTGGTTTGAATCAAAGGAACGTTATTAATCAAGCTGTGAAGAAG TTTTCTGATGATTTTCAAATATTGCTTTTCCATTATGACGGAAAGACAACTGAATGGGATCAATTTGAGTGGTCACAGCGGGCCATTCATGTGAGTGCTAGAAAACAAACAAAATG GTGGTATGCTAAGAGATTTCTCCATCCGGATGTCATAGCTGCTTATGACTACATTTTCATTTGGGACGAAGATCTTGGAGTTGAACACTTTAATGCTGAGAG GTATATTGCTCTGGTAAAGAAGCATGGTTTGGAGATTTCCCAACCTGGTCTTGAACCAAACAATGGACTAACATGGCAAATGACTAAAAGGCTAGGTGACAAAGAAGTCCACAA GGATACCCAGGAGAAACCTGGCTGGTGCAGCGATCCTCATTTACCTCCGTGTGCAGC CTTTGTGGAAATTATGGCTCCAGTCTTTTCTCGTGAAGCTTGGAGATGCGTTTGGCATATGATTCAG AATGACCTGGTTCATGGATGGGGTTTGGATTTTGCATTAAGAAGATGTGTGGAT CCTGCGCATGAAAAGATTGGTGTTGTCGATTCCCAATGGATTGTGCATCAAGTGATTCCATCACTTGGAAGTCAG GGCGAATCTGATAATGGAAAAGCTCCATGGCAGGGG GTACGAGATAGATGCAAAAGTGAGTGGGCGCTCTTTCAGGATCGCCTTGCAAATGCAGACAAGTCATATTTTTCACAAACCCAGCGCCCTTGA
- the LOC131000574 gene encoding uncharacterized protein LOC131000574 isoform X2, with translation MGTSLRGGAFRKSNDVRLIVTTIMGMVFGYFIGVSFPSVSLSKIALPTSLVSSFDMAFNDDRRATRSFPENLGSGSTPVTPKIYVPTNPRGAEALPPGIVVSETDFYLRRLWGDPSEDLKKKPKYLVTFTVGLNQRNVINQAVKKFSDDFQILLFHYDGKTTEWDQFEWSQRAIHVSARKQTKWWYAKRFLHPDVIAAYDYIFIWDEDLGVEHFNAERYIALVKKHGLEISQPGLEPNNGLTWQMTKRLGDKEVHKDTQEKPGWCSDPHLPPCAAFVEIMAPVFSREAWRCVWHMIQNDLVHGWGLDFALRRCVDPAHEKIGVVDSQWIVHQVIPSLGSQGESDNGKAPWQGVRDRCKSEWALFQDRLANADKSYFSQTQRP, from the exons ATGGGAACCTCACTTCGCGGTGGGGCTTTTAGGAAGTCGAATGATGTGCGGCTTATTGTAACAACCATCATGGGGATGGTGTTCGGATATTTTATTGGTGTTTCATTCCCTTCTGTTTCTTTGAGTAAG ATTGCTCTACCTACAAGTCTAGTATCATCCTTTGATATGGCCTTTAATGACGATCGTCGTGCTACTCGTAGCTTTCCTGAAAATCTTGGCTCGGGTAGTACACCTGTAACACCCAAG ATATATGTTCCTACGAACCCTCGTGGTGCAGAGGCTTTACCACCAGGAATTGTTGTCTCAGAAACAGATTTTTATCTGAGAAGATTATGGGGTGACCCTAGTGAG GATCTGAAAAAGAAGCCTAAGTACCTGGTAACATTTACAGTTGGTTTGAATCAAAGGAACGTTATTAATCAAGCTGTGAAGAAG TTTTCTGATGATTTTCAAATATTGCTTTTCCATTATGACGGAAAGACAACTGAATGGGATCAATTTGAGTGGTCACAGCGGGCCATTCATGTGAGTGCTAGAAAACAAACAAAATG GTGGTATGCTAAGAGATTTCTCCATCCGGATGTCATAGCTGCTTATGACTACATTTTCATTTGGGACGAAGATCTTGGAGTTGAACACTTTAATGCTGAGAG GTATATTGCTCTGGTAAAGAAGCATGGTTTGGAGATTTCCCAACCTGGTCTTGAACCAAACAATGGACTAACATGGCAAATGACTAAAAGGCTAGGTGACAAAGAAGTCCACAA GGATACCCAGGAGAAACCTGGCTGGTGCAGCGATCCTCATTTACCTCCGTGTGCAGC CTTTGTGGAAATTATGGCTCCAGTCTTTTCTCGTGAAGCTTGGAGATGCGTTTGGCATATGATTCAG AATGACCTGGTTCATGGATGGGGTTTGGATTTTGCATTAAGAAGATGTGTGGAT CCTGCGCATGAAAAGATTGGTGTTGTCGATTCCCAATGGATTGTGCATCAAGTGATTCCATCACTTGGAAGTCAG GGCGAATCTGATAATGGAAAAGCTCCATGGCAGGGG GTACGAGATAGATGCAAAAGTGAGTGGGCGCTCTTTCAGGATCGCCTTGCAAATGCAGACAAGTCATATTTTTCACAAACCCAGCGCCCTTGA
- the LOC131000586 gene encoding UDP-xylose transporter 1-like isoform X1, translated as MGEMSGFQLGVMGALFLSVASSVSIVICNKALMSNLGFQFATTLTSWHLMVTYCSLHAALRLNLFEKKAIDMKTVVMFGMLNGISIGLLNLSLGFNSIGFYQMTKLAIIPFTVLLETIFFNKQFSNNIKLSLSILLMGVGIASVTDLQLNLVGTILSLLAIVTTCIGQILTNTIQKRLNVSSTQLLYQSAPFQSAILFLTGPFVDQFLTKQNVYAYKYSPLVLGFIVVSCLIAVLVNFSTFLVIGKTSPVTYQVLGHLKTCLVLAFGYTLLHDPFTWRNILGILVAVVGMGMYSYFCTNEAKRKQPHPSPPPPVTPSLLLLPFFHIYICINSSLSLFLSGQRQGC; from the exons ATGGGAGAGATGTCTGGGTTCCAGCTGGGCGTGATGGGCGCACTATTTCTCTCAGTCGCATCATCGGTGTCCATTGTTATCTGCAACAAAGCCTTGATGAGTAATCTTGGATTCCAGTTTG CCACAACGCTGACTAGTTGGCACCTGATGGTGACATACTGCAGCCTTCACGCTGCGCTGCGCTTGAATTTGTTCGAGAAGAAGGCCATCGATATGAAGACAGTGGTGATGTTCGGCATGCTCAACGGCATCTCCATCGGACTTCTCAACCTCAGCTTGGGATTCAACTCCATTGGTTTCTACCAGATGACCAAACTCGCCATCATTCCTTTCACAGTCCTCTTGGAAACCATCTTCTTCAACAAGCAATTCAGCAACAACATCAAACTGTCTCTCTCCATTCTGCTCATGGGAGTCGGCATTGCATCGGTCACCGATCTCCAGCTCAACTTGGTCGGCACCATTCTCTCCCTCCTCGCCATCGTCACAACTTGCATCGGCCAaatt CTGACAAACACAATCCAGAAGAGGCTGAACGTGTCTTCGACGCAGCTGCTGTACCAATCGGCCCCATTCCAGTCGGCCATTCTGTTCTTGACGGGGCCTTTCGTGGACCAATTCCTCACCAAACAAAACGTGTACGCCTACAAATATTCGCCTCTGGTGTTGGGATTCATAGTGGTGTCGTGCTTGATCGCGGTGTTGGTGAACTTCAGCACGTTCTTGGTGATCGGGAAGACGTCGCCGGTGACGTATCAAGTTCTAGGGCACCTGAAGACGTGCCTTGTTCTTGCATTCGGCTACACTCTCTTACACGATCCTTTTACATGGAGGAACATCCTCGGAATACTCGTCGCCGTCGTCGGCATGGGAATGTATTCTTACTTCTGCACCAACGAAGCCAAGAGGAAACAGCCACACCCCTCGCCACCGCCGCCGGTAACTCCATCATTGCTTCTGCTAcctttttttcatatatatatatgcattaatTCCTcactctctctttttctctcagGTCAAAGACAAGGATGCTAA
- the LOC131000586 gene encoding UDP-xylose transporter 1-like isoform X2, with protein MGEMSGFQLGVMGALFLSVASSVSIVICNKALMSNLGFQFATTLTSWHLMVTYCSLHAALRLNLFEKKAIDMKTVVMFGMLNGISIGLLNLSLGFNSIGFYQMTKLAIIPFTVLLETIFFNKQFSNNIKLSLSILLMGVGIASVTDLQLNLVGTILSLLAIVTTCIGQILTNTIQKRLNVSSTQLLYQSAPFQSAILFLTGPFVDQFLTKQNVYAYKYSPLVLGFIVVSCLIAVLVNFSTFLVIGKTSPVTYQVLGHLKTCLVLAFGYTLLHDPFTWRNILGILVAVVGMGMYSYFCTNEAKRKQPHPSPPPPVKDKDANTPLLASPQPKESKDSAV; from the exons ATGGGAGAGATGTCTGGGTTCCAGCTGGGCGTGATGGGCGCACTATTTCTCTCAGTCGCATCATCGGTGTCCATTGTTATCTGCAACAAAGCCTTGATGAGTAATCTTGGATTCCAGTTTG CCACAACGCTGACTAGTTGGCACCTGATGGTGACATACTGCAGCCTTCACGCTGCGCTGCGCTTGAATTTGTTCGAGAAGAAGGCCATCGATATGAAGACAGTGGTGATGTTCGGCATGCTCAACGGCATCTCCATCGGACTTCTCAACCTCAGCTTGGGATTCAACTCCATTGGTTTCTACCAGATGACCAAACTCGCCATCATTCCTTTCACAGTCCTCTTGGAAACCATCTTCTTCAACAAGCAATTCAGCAACAACATCAAACTGTCTCTCTCCATTCTGCTCATGGGAGTCGGCATTGCATCGGTCACCGATCTCCAGCTCAACTTGGTCGGCACCATTCTCTCCCTCCTCGCCATCGTCACAACTTGCATCGGCCAaatt CTGACAAACACAATCCAGAAGAGGCTGAACGTGTCTTCGACGCAGCTGCTGTACCAATCGGCCCCATTCCAGTCGGCCATTCTGTTCTTGACGGGGCCTTTCGTGGACCAATTCCTCACCAAACAAAACGTGTACGCCTACAAATATTCGCCTCTGGTGTTGGGATTCATAGTGGTGTCGTGCTTGATCGCGGTGTTGGTGAACTTCAGCACGTTCTTGGTGATCGGGAAGACGTCGCCGGTGACGTATCAAGTTCTAGGGCACCTGAAGACGTGCCTTGTTCTTGCATTCGGCTACACTCTCTTACACGATCCTTTTACATGGAGGAACATCCTCGGAATACTCGTCGCCGTCGTCGGCATGGGAATGTATTCTTACTTCTGCACCAACGAAGCCAAGAGGAAACAGCCACACCCCTCGCCACCGCCGCCG GTCAAAGACAAGGATGCTAACACCCCACTTCTTGCAAGCCCTCAACCCAAAGAATCCAAGGATTCTGCTGTGTGA